The proteins below are encoded in one region of Juglans microcarpa x Juglans regia isolate MS1-56 chromosome 4D, Jm3101_v1.0, whole genome shotgun sequence:
- the LOC121259847 gene encoding squalene epoxidase 3-like — protein MIVVDQHLLWTFFASLFCFVLLYTLRRRNSSNANQIKLKKKNFPEDCAKQRLADRECPLVDGSRTDIVIVGAGVAGAALAYTLGKEGRQVRVIERDLKEPDRIVGELLQPGGYLKLVELGLEDCVEEIDAQRVLGYALFMDGKNTRLPYPLEKFQSDVAGRSFHNGRFIQRMREKAATLPNVQLEQGTVTSLLEEDGTIRGVQYKTKDGQEHKACAPLTIVCDGCFSNLRRSLCNPKVDVPSCFVGLVLENCQLPFENHGHVVLADPSPILFYPISSTEVRCLVDVPGQKLPSLANGEMSNYLKTVVAPQIPPELHDAFISAIDKGNIRTMPNRSMPADPHPTPGALLMGDSFNMRHPLTGGGMTVALSDIVVLRDLLKPLHDLNDATSLSKYLESFYTLRKPVASTINTLAGALYKVFLASPDRARKEMRQACFDYLSIGGMCSTGPVALLSGLNPRPMSLVLHFFAVAIYGVGRLLLPFPSPKRMWIGARLISSASGIIFPIIKAEGVRQMFFPATIPAYHRAPPV, from the exons ATGATTGTGGTAGACCAGCACTTGCTCTGGACCTTCTTTGCCTCTCTGTTCTGCTTTGTTCTTCTCTACACTCTTCGTCGCCGTAATAGTAGCAATGCCAATCAGATAAAgctgaagaagaaaaactttccAGAAGACTGCGCGAAACAGAGGTTAGCCGACAGAGAATGCCCCCTCGTTGATGGCTCACGCACCGACATCGTTATTGTCGGCGCCGGTGTCGCAGGTGCTGCCCTCGCTTACACCCTCGGCAAg GAAGGAAGACAGGTTCGTGTGATTGAGAGAGACTTGAAAGAGCCGGACCGGATTGTAGGGGAACTTCTCCAGCCTGGGGGTTACCTGAAACTAGTAGAACTGGGCCTTGAAG ATTGTGTTGAGGAAATTGACGCTCAACGAGTGCTCGGATATGCTCTCTTCATGGATGGGAAAAATACCAGGCTGCCTTATCCTTTGGAAAAATTTCAATCGGATGTGGCTGGAAGGAGCTTCCACAACGGGCGTTTTATACAAAGGATGAGAGAAAAAGCTGCTACTCTTCCTAA TGTGCAATTGGAGCAAGGTACAGTAACATCACTGCTCGAAGAAGATGGGACCATTAGAGGAGTTCAGTACAAAACAAAAGATGGTCAAGAACATAAAGCTTGTGCTCCTCTAACAATTGTGTGTGATGGTTGCTTCTCAAATCTGCGCCGCTCTCTTTGCAACCCCAAG GTAGATGTGCCCTCTTGTTTTGTGGGTTTAGTGTTGGAGAACTGTCAACTTCcatttgaaaatcatgggcatgTCGTTTTAGCAGACCCTTCACCCATCTTGTTTTATCCAATCAGTAGTACCGAAGTTCGCTGTTTGGTTGATGTACCTGGTCAGAAATTACCTTCCCTTGCAAATGGTGAAATGTCCAACTATTTGAAAACAGTGGTGGCTCCACAG ATTCCACCTGAGCTTCATGATGCCTTCATATCTGCCATTGATAAAGGAAATATAAGAACCATGCCAAATAGAAGCATGCCAGCAGATCCACATCCGACTCCCGGAGCCCTTTTAATGGGTGATTCTTTCAACATGCGCCATCCATTAACCGGTGGCGGGATGACTGTGGCGCTTTCTGATATTGTTGTGCTACGAGATCTTCTTAAGCCACTGCATGACCTGAATGACGCAACTTCATTGTCCAAATATCTTGAATCCTTTTACACCTTGCGCAAG CCGGTGGCATCTACAATAAATACTCTGGCTGGTGCCCTCTATAAGGTGTTTTTAGCCTCACCAGATCGAGCAAGGAAGGAGATGCGTCAAGCATGTTTTGACTATTTAAGCATCGGAGGAATGTGTTCCACAGGACCCGTGGCTTTACTCTCCGGTCTAAACCCACGTCCAATGAGTTTAGTTCTCCATTTCTTTGCTGTCGCAATATATGGCGTTGGCCGTCTGCTTCTTCCATTTCCTTCACCTAAACGCATGTGGATTGGAGCTAGGTTGATCTCG AGTGCATCTGGTATAATATTCCCAATCATCAAGGCAGAGGGAGTGAGGCAGATGTTCTTCCCAGCAACCATTCCGGCATATCACAGAGCTCCTCCTGTCTAG
- the LOC121259846 gene encoding pentatricopeptide repeat-containing protein At3g49740 isoform X2 codes for MKLTFVKAINAIAESTAQRRRQLLELNQLLAQLNRSNRYFDSLRLFTQIHSFQSPKPDHYTLSTALTACAILRETLFGNQLHAHAILTGLRAYPHVGNTLLSLYVKAADLDSVRRAFADIESPDVYSWTTLVSAYAKLGHMEDAWEVFGRMPGSDVAVWNAMITGCAENGHVEVAVGLFCEMHRVGVRHDNYTFGSLLSVCSTEELDLGRQVHSLVIKTGYLVRASVVNALVTMYFNCGLVVNAYEVFEEAEAGVYDQITFNVMIDGLGRAGRDKEALEVFKEMQEACLRPTELTFVSVMSSCSSARVGHQVHGHTVKMGFEAFTSVSNATITMYSSFGDLHAAHMIFERLQEKDLVSWNTVISSYAQGNFGRSAILAYQQMRQAGTEPDEFTFGSLLASSECLDIVEMIHALASKNGLMLQIQVPNALVSGYFKHGKVKQAYQIFHDTYPRNLISWNGIIAGSMLNGCPIQGLEQFSELVKTELRPDVYTFSLILSICANISSLQHGRQVHGYILRFRLFSETSLGNALVTMYAKCGALDRSLLVFNAMVEKDTVSWNALISAYAQHGQGKDAVNCFEAMQDSFGVKPDQATFTAVLSACSHAGLVDDGTRIFNSMVKNYGLIPGVDHFSCIVDLLGRGGYLDDVQRIIKIKHVETEHSNIWWTLFSACAAHAAGQWEESANIRELMRRSGVMKQPGYSWIGS; via the exons ATGAAGCTCACATTTGTCAAAGCCATAAACGCCATAGCCGAAAGCACTGCACAACGACGACGACAACTCCTTGAGCTCAACCAATTGCTCGCCCAGCTCAATCGCTCAAACCGCTACTTCGATTCCCTTCGCCTGTTCACCCAAATTCACTCATTCCAATCCCCGAAACCAGACCACTACACCCTCTCCACCGCTCTCACCGCCTGCGCTATTCTTCGGGAAACGTTATTTGGGAACCAACTCCACGCCCATGCTATATTAACGGGCCTCAGAGCCTACCCTCATGTGGGAAACACTCTGCTTTCTCTTTATGTCAAAGCAGCGGATTTGGACTCGGTGAGACGGGCTTTTGCAGATATCGAGAGCCCGGATGTTTATTCGTGGACGACGCTCGTGTCGGCGTATGCTAAGCTGGGGCACATGGAGGATGCTTGGGAGGTGTTCGGTAGAATGCCGGGTAGTGATGTGGCGGTTTGGAATGCAATGATTACAGGGTGTGCTGAGAATGGGCACGTGGAGGTTGCTGTCGGGTTGTTTTGTGAAATGCACAGGGTGGGTGTTAGGCATGACAATTACACTTTTGGTAGTCTTTTGAGTGTGTGTTCTACGGAGGAATTGGATTTAGGAAGGCAGGTGCATTCACTGGTGATAAAAACTGGGTATTTGGTTAGGGCTTCTGTGGTCAATGCTCTGGTTACGATGTACTTTAATTGTGGACTTGTTGTCAATGCTTATGAGGTATTTGAAGAAGCGGAAGCTGGCGTATATGATCAGATTACTTTTAATGTGATGATAGATGGTTTGGGAAGAGCGGGAAGAGACAAAGAGGCCTTAGAGGTGTTCAAAGAGATGCAAGAGGCTTGTCTCAGACCCACTGAACTTACTTTTGTGAGTGTGATGAGCTCGTGTTCATCTGCAAGAGTTGGGCATCAAGTACATGGCCATACTGTTAAGATGGGTTTTGAAGCATTTACGTCTGTAAGCAATGCAACGATAACCATGTATTCCAGTTTTGGGGATTTGCATGCTGCTCACATGATTTTTGAGAGACTACAGGAAAAGGATCTTGTCTCATGGAACACCGTTATTTCGAGCTACGCTCAAGGGAATTTTGGTAGATCAGCAATCTTGGCCTACCAGCAAATGCGACAGGCAGGAACTGAGCCTGACGAGTTTACTTTTGGAAGTTTATTGGCCAGCTCGGAGTGCTTAGACATTGTGGAGATGATCCATGCCCTTGCATCTAAAAATGGGCTCATGTTGCAAATCCAAGTCCCAAATGCATTAGTTTCTGGATACTTCAAGCATGGAAAGGTAAAGCAGGCTTATCAAATTTTCCACGACACCTACCCCCGAAATTTGATCTCTTGGAATGGCATTATTGCAGGGTCCATGTTAAATGGATGCCCGATACAGGGTTTGGAGCAATTCTCTGAATTGGTGAAAACGGAACTTAGGCCAGATGTATATACCTTCAGTCTTATTTTGAGCATTTGTGCTAACATTTCATCCTTGCAACATGGGAGACAGGTTCATGGTTACATTCTTAGATTCAGATTGTTTTCAGAGACATCTTTAGGTAATGCACTAGTGACAATGTATGCAAAATGTGGGGCTTTAGATCGGTCTCTGCTTGTGTTCAATGCAATGGTTGAAAAAGATACAGTTTCCTGGAATGCCCTAATATCTGCTTATGCACAGCATGGGCAAGGAAAAGACGCTGTGAACTGTTTTGAGGCAATGCAAGACTCATTTGGGGTCAAACCAGATCAGGCCACCTTCACTGCAGTTCTTTCTGCCTGCAGCCATGCAGGTTTAGTTGATGATGGCACTCGGATTTTCAACTCCATGGTGAAAAATTATGGGTTGATTCCTGGAGTGGATCATTTTTCCTGCATTGTTGATCTTCTAGGTCGCGGTGGGTATCTTGATGATGTGCAAAGAATAATAAAGATTAAACATGTAGAAACTGAACATTCCAATATCTGGTGGACGTTGTTCAGTGCTTGTGCAGCTCATG CCGCGGGTCAATGGGAGGAATCAGCTAATATTAGGGAACTGATGAGGAGGAGTGGAGTTATGAAGCAACCTGGCTACAGTTGGATTGGGTCATAA
- the LOC121259846 gene encoding pentatricopeptide repeat-containing protein At3g49740 isoform X1 — protein MKLTFVKAINAIAESTAQRRRQLLELNQLLAQLNRSNRYFDSLRLFTQIHSFQSPKPDHYTLSTALTACAILRETLFGNQLHAHAILTGLRAYPHVGNTLLSLYVKAADLDSVRRAFADIESPDVYSWTTLVSAYAKLGHMEDAWEVFGRMPGSDVAVWNAMITGCAENGHVEVAVGLFCEMHRVGVRHDNYTFGSLLSVCSTEELDLGRQVHSLVIKTGYLVRASVVNALVTMYFNCGLVVNAYEVFEEAEAGVYDQITFNVMIDGLGRAGRDKEALEVFKEMQEACLRPTELTFVSVMSSCSSARVGHQVHGHTVKMGFEAFTSVSNATITMYSSFGDLHAAHMIFERLQEKDLVSWNTVISSYAQGNFGRSAILAYQQMRQAGTEPDEFTFGSLLASSECLDIVEMIHALASKNGLMLQIQVPNALVSGYFKHGKVKQAYQIFHDTYPRNLISWNGIIAGSMLNGCPIQGLEQFSELVKTELRPDVYTFSLILSICANISSLQHGRQVHGYILRFRLFSETSLGNALVTMYAKCGALDRSLLVFNAMVEKDTVSWNALISAYAQHGQGKDAVNCFEAMQDSFGVKPDQATFTAVLSACSHAGLVDDGTRIFNSMVKNYGLIPGVDHFSCIVDLLGRGGYLDDVQRIIKIKHVETEHSNIWWTLFSACAAHGNIKLGRIVAGFLLDTDRSNPSIYVLLSNIYAAAGQWEESANIRELMRRSGVMKQPGYSWIGS, from the coding sequence ATGAAGCTCACATTTGTCAAAGCCATAAACGCCATAGCCGAAAGCACTGCACAACGACGACGACAACTCCTTGAGCTCAACCAATTGCTCGCCCAGCTCAATCGCTCAAACCGCTACTTCGATTCCCTTCGCCTGTTCACCCAAATTCACTCATTCCAATCCCCGAAACCAGACCACTACACCCTCTCCACCGCTCTCACCGCCTGCGCTATTCTTCGGGAAACGTTATTTGGGAACCAACTCCACGCCCATGCTATATTAACGGGCCTCAGAGCCTACCCTCATGTGGGAAACACTCTGCTTTCTCTTTATGTCAAAGCAGCGGATTTGGACTCGGTGAGACGGGCTTTTGCAGATATCGAGAGCCCGGATGTTTATTCGTGGACGACGCTCGTGTCGGCGTATGCTAAGCTGGGGCACATGGAGGATGCTTGGGAGGTGTTCGGTAGAATGCCGGGTAGTGATGTGGCGGTTTGGAATGCAATGATTACAGGGTGTGCTGAGAATGGGCACGTGGAGGTTGCTGTCGGGTTGTTTTGTGAAATGCACAGGGTGGGTGTTAGGCATGACAATTACACTTTTGGTAGTCTTTTGAGTGTGTGTTCTACGGAGGAATTGGATTTAGGAAGGCAGGTGCATTCACTGGTGATAAAAACTGGGTATTTGGTTAGGGCTTCTGTGGTCAATGCTCTGGTTACGATGTACTTTAATTGTGGACTTGTTGTCAATGCTTATGAGGTATTTGAAGAAGCGGAAGCTGGCGTATATGATCAGATTACTTTTAATGTGATGATAGATGGTTTGGGAAGAGCGGGAAGAGACAAAGAGGCCTTAGAGGTGTTCAAAGAGATGCAAGAGGCTTGTCTCAGACCCACTGAACTTACTTTTGTGAGTGTGATGAGCTCGTGTTCATCTGCAAGAGTTGGGCATCAAGTACATGGCCATACTGTTAAGATGGGTTTTGAAGCATTTACGTCTGTAAGCAATGCAACGATAACCATGTATTCCAGTTTTGGGGATTTGCATGCTGCTCACATGATTTTTGAGAGACTACAGGAAAAGGATCTTGTCTCATGGAACACCGTTATTTCGAGCTACGCTCAAGGGAATTTTGGTAGATCAGCAATCTTGGCCTACCAGCAAATGCGACAGGCAGGAACTGAGCCTGACGAGTTTACTTTTGGAAGTTTATTGGCCAGCTCGGAGTGCTTAGACATTGTGGAGATGATCCATGCCCTTGCATCTAAAAATGGGCTCATGTTGCAAATCCAAGTCCCAAATGCATTAGTTTCTGGATACTTCAAGCATGGAAAGGTAAAGCAGGCTTATCAAATTTTCCACGACACCTACCCCCGAAATTTGATCTCTTGGAATGGCATTATTGCAGGGTCCATGTTAAATGGATGCCCGATACAGGGTTTGGAGCAATTCTCTGAATTGGTGAAAACGGAACTTAGGCCAGATGTATATACCTTCAGTCTTATTTTGAGCATTTGTGCTAACATTTCATCCTTGCAACATGGGAGACAGGTTCATGGTTACATTCTTAGATTCAGATTGTTTTCAGAGACATCTTTAGGTAATGCACTAGTGACAATGTATGCAAAATGTGGGGCTTTAGATCGGTCTCTGCTTGTGTTCAATGCAATGGTTGAAAAAGATACAGTTTCCTGGAATGCCCTAATATCTGCTTATGCACAGCATGGGCAAGGAAAAGACGCTGTGAACTGTTTTGAGGCAATGCAAGACTCATTTGGGGTCAAACCAGATCAGGCCACCTTCACTGCAGTTCTTTCTGCCTGCAGCCATGCAGGTTTAGTTGATGATGGCACTCGGATTTTCAACTCCATGGTGAAAAATTATGGGTTGATTCCTGGAGTGGATCATTTTTCCTGCATTGTTGATCTTCTAGGTCGCGGTGGGTATCTTGATGATGTGCAAAGAATAATAAAGATTAAACATGTAGAAACTGAACATTCCAATATCTGGTGGACGTTGTTCAGTGCTTGTGCAGCTCATGGTAATATAAAGCTAGGAAGAATAGTCGCTGGATTTCTTCTTGATACGGATCGTAGTAATCCATCAATTTATGTGCTTTTGTCAAACATATATGCAGCCGCGGGTCAATGGGAGGAATCAGCTAATATTAGGGAACTGATGAGGAGGAGTGGAGTTATGAAGCAACCTGGCTACAGTTGGATTGGGTCATAA
- the LOC121260582 gene encoding LOW QUALITY PROTEIN: putative pentatricopeptide repeat-containing protein At5g65820 (The sequence of the model RefSeq protein was modified relative to this genomic sequence to represent the inferred CDS: inserted 1 base in 1 codon) encodes MQKLYSRTEIFFKKRPHFLVSSKANQHFNCFNSTSRVTAHEFPRSRPSNSRGILPHTPSQFKPNRSRPSNQIDHNHVSDAIRSGFGLVRLQTNSDNQAHNESHDEFTADVEKVYRILKKFHSRVPKLELALQESGVCMRSGLTERVLNRCGDAGNLGYRFFVWASKQPGYRHNYEVYKAMIKILGKMRQFGAVWALIEEMRTNNSDLISPEVFVVLMRRFASARMVKKAIEVLDEMPKYGCEPDEYVFGCLLDALCKNGSVKEAALLFEDMRVRFVPTLKHFTSLLYGWCREGKLTEAKFVLVQMREAGFEPDMVVYNNLLSGYAQEGRMSDAFDLLKEMRRKGCEPNATSYTTLIQAFCRQDRMEEAMRTYIESQRNGCEADVVTYSTLISGFCKKGMIDKGYELLDNMIQGGHAPNQTIYLHIMVAHEKKEQLEECMELVEEMRKFGCIPDLNIYNTVIRLACKXGEVKEGVRLWNEMEESGLSPGLDTFVIMIHGFIGQGCLVEACEYFKEKVERGLLSAPHYGTLKELFNSILRAEKLEMAKDVWSCITAKGCELNVYSWTIWIHALFSNGHVKEACSYCLDMMDADVMPQPDTFAKLMRGLRKLYHRQLAAEITEKVRKMAADRNVTFKMYKRRGERDMREKAKKKTDGRKRRARQRRWVEAMVELNFYSLNEMVSMK; translated from the exons ATGCAGAAATTGTATTCACGAACCGAGATTTTCTTCAAGAAACGCCCTCACTTCCTCGTTTCCTCCAAAGCAAACCAGCACTTCAACTGCTTTAACTCAACCTCACGCGTCACAGCCCATGAGTTCCCCCGATCCCGTCCCTCCAACTCTCGAGGGATTCTTCCCCACACCCCATCGCAATTCAAGCCAAACCGTAGCAGACCCTCCAACCAGATTGACCACAACCATGTATCAGACGCTATAAGAAGTGGCTTTGGGCTGGTTCGCCTTCAAACTAACTCAGACAATCAGGCCCACAATGAGAGCCATGACGAGTTTACCGCCGATGTCGAGAAGGTTTACAGAATCTTAAAGAAATTCCACTCGAGGGTTCCCAAATTGGAGCTCGCTTTGCAGGAATCAGGTGTCTGTATGCGTTCGGGTTTAACGGAACGAGTATTGAATCGCTGCGGCGATGCCGGGAACTTGGGGTACAGGTTTTTTGTTTGGGCTTCGAAGCAGCCCGGCTATAGACATAACTATGAAGTCTACAAAGCTATGATAAAGATTTTAGGGAAAATGAGGCAATTTGGTGCTGTTTGGGCGCTGATTGAGGAAATGAGGACGAATAATTCCGACTTGATATCCCCAGAAGTGTTTGTTGTTCTGATGAGGCGGTTCGCCTCGGCCAGGATGGTTAAGAAAGCAATCGAAGTGTTGGATGAAATGCCAAAGTATGGTTGTGAGCCTGATGAGTATGTGTTTGGGTGTTTGTTAGACGCTTTATGCAAGAATGGTAGTGTTAAGGAAGCTGCCTTGTTGTTCGAGGATATGAGAGTCCGGTTTGTGCCGACGCTTAAGCATTTTACATCATTGTTGTATGGTTGGTGTAGAGAAGGGAAGCTCACGGAGGCCAAGTTTGTCTTGGTGCAGATGAGGGAGGCAGGGTTTGAACCGGACATGGTGGTGTATAACAATTTGCTAAGTGGGTATGCTCAAGAGGGCAGGATGAGTGATGCATTTGACCTTTTGAAGGAGATGAGGAGGAAGGGTTGTGAGCCGAATGCAACCTCCTATACTACTTTGATTCAGGCGTTCTGTAGGCAGGATAGAATGGAGGAGGCAATGCGTACTTACATTGAGAGTCAGAGGAATGGGTGTGAGGCTGATGTTGTGACCTACAGTACATTGATAAGTGGCTTTTGCAAGAAAGGAATGATTGATAAGGGTTATGAGCTTCTGGATAATATGATACAGGGAGGACATGCTCCAAATCAGACAATTTATTTGCATATCATGGTGGCTCATGAGAAGAAGGAACAGCTGGAAGAGTGTATGGAGCTCGTGGAGGAGATGCGAAAGTTCGGTTGCATTCCCGatcttaatatttataatacaGTCATTAGGTTAGCTTGCA TTGGGGAGGTTAAGGAAGGTGTTCGACTTTGGAATGAAATGGAAGAAAGTGGACTTAGTCCAGGGCTTGACACCTTTGTCATAATGATTCATGGGTTTATTGGGCAAGGTTGTCTGGTTGAAGCTTGTGAGTACTTCAAAGAAAAGGTTGAGAGGGGTCTTCTTTCTGCTCCTCATTATGGTACCTTGAAGGAGTTATTTAATTCTATATTAAGAGCCGAGAAGCTTGAGATGGCTAAAGATGTATGGAGTTGCATCACGGCTAAAGGGTGTGAACTTAATGTGTATTCATGGACAATTTGGATCCATGCACTCTTCTCGAATGGGCATGTGAAGGAGGCTTGTTCATACTGTCTTGACATGATGGATGCAGACGTAATGCCACAGCCAGATACTTTTGCTAAACTCATGCGGGGTTTAAGGAAACTTTATCACAGGCAGCTTGCTGCTGAGATAACGGAGAAAGTAAGGAAGATGGCTGCAGATAGGAATGTTACTTTCAAGATGTATAAGCGGAGAGGAGAAAGAGACATGAGAGAAAAAGCCAAGAAGAAAACTGATGGAAGGAAAAGGAGGGCTCGCCAACGCCGTTGGGTGGAGGCCATGGTAGAGCTAAACTTCTATAGTTTGAATGAAATGGTTTCTATGAAGTAA
- the LOC121260583 gene encoding DUF21 domain-containing protein At2g14520-like, with the protein MAVEYRCCETGFFIHIGIIALLVLFAGMMSGLTLGLMSMSLVELEVIIKSGTPSDRKHAAKILPVVRRQHLLLCTLLICNAAAMETLPIFLDSLVTAWGAIIISVTLILLFGEILPQAVCTRYGLAIGAALAPVVQILVWTCFPVAYPISKLLDLLLGKDHDPLFRRAELKTLVDLHGNEAGKGGELTRDETMIIAGALELTEKTARNAMTPISETFAIDINAKLDRDLMKLILEQGHSRVPVYYEQPINIIGLILVKNLLTIHPTDEVPVKNVTIRKIPRVSETTPLYDILNEFQKGHSHMAVVVREHSDTAQSATENRTDVKDVRLDVHGERHPQEKILKSRGALKKLKSVPSDANCNKGLSKSKKWSKDFHPEVLRISDEPLPNFTKEGEAIGIITMEDVIEEIIQEEIYDETDNRDMS; encoded by the exons ATGGCTGTTGAGTATAGGTGCTGCGAAACAGGGTTTTTCATTCACATAGGAATCATCGCTTTGCTAGTGTTGTTTGCTGGGATGATGTCTGGCCTCACCTTGGGCCTCATGTCGATGAGCCTGGTCGAGCTTGAAGTTATTATCAAGTCTGGAACCCCCAGTGATCGTAAACATGCCG CGAAGATACTGCCAGTCGTGAGAAGGCAACATTTACTGCTTTGCACCCTTTTAATCTGCAATGCTGCTGCAATGGAG ACACTTCCCATTTTCCTGGATAGTTTGGTCACAGCATGGGGAGCTATAATTATTTCAGTGACCTTGATACTTTTATTTGGTGAG ATTCTACCCCAAGCTGTTTGTACTCGATATGGTTTGGCAATTGGTGCAGCATTGGCTCCAGTTGTCCAGATACTTGTTTGGACTTGTTTTCCTGTTGCATATCCAATTAGCAAG TTATTAGATCTATTGCTGGGAAAAGACCATGATCCACTTTTTCGTCGAGCTGAATTGAAAACATTAGTTGATTTGCACGGTAATGAG GCTGGAAAAGGAGGAGAACTGACGCGGGATGAGACAATGATCATTGCAGGAGCACTTGAACTTACAGAGAAAACAGCAAGGAATGCAATGACTCCTATCTCTGAAACTTTTGCAATTGACATAAATGCCAAACTGGACAG GGATCTGATGAAGCTAATTTTGGAGCAAGGGCATAGCAGAGTGCCAGTTTATTACGAGCAACCGATAAACATCATCGGACTTATATTG gtGAAGAACTTACTGACTATCCATCCAACTGACGAGGTGCCTGTAAAGAATGTCACTATCCGCAAGATTCCAAG GGTCTCAGAAACAACGCCGTTGTATGACATATTAAATGAGTTTCAAAAAGGTCATAGCCATATGGCTGTTGTTGTTAGAGAGCACAGTGACACTGCGCAGTCGGCTACGGAAAACCGAACTGATG TAAAAGATGTGAGGTTGGACGTTCATGGTGAAAGGCATCCCcaagagaaaattttgaagagcAGGGGAGCACTCAAGAAGTTGAAAAGTGTACCTAGCGACGCCAATTGTAATAAAGGTCTCTCAAAGAGCAAGAAATGGTCAAAGGACTTTCACCCAGAAGTCCTGCGTATCAGTGACGAGCCACTCCCCAATTTCACCAAAGAAGGAGAAGCTATTGGTATCATAACAATGGAAGATGTCATTGAAGAGATCATACAG GAAGAAATCTATGACGAGACGGATAATCGCGACATGAGTTAG